In Halorientalis sp. LT38, a genomic segment contains:
- a CDS encoding DUF5786 family protein, producing the protein MGFGSYDESEQDNQDYDTDFEDEDGVSTSENTHDGDVEYEFKASNDELLDKLKHIKEEEDENT; encoded by the coding sequence ATGGGTTTTGGGAGCTACGACGAGTCCGAACAGGACAATCAGGACTACGATACTGATTTCGAAGACGAAGACGGCGTATCGACATCGGAGAACACACACGACGGCGACGTGGAATACGAGTTCAAGGCCTCGAACGACGAGCTACTCGACAAGCTGAAACACATCAAAGAAGAGGAAGACGAGAACACGTGA
- the truA gene encoding tRNA pseudouridine(38-40) synthase TruA, producing MRAYRIAYDGRPFHGFQRQPDVATVEDIILSALRDLDVLGTDADTPPGYAAAGRTDAGVSAVAQTVAFDAPDWLSPAAFNGELPAGVRAWAVADAPADFHATHDATRREYVYHLHAPPATVDDDRARDALDALSGEHDFHNLTPDETGTVRDLDGSIRRDGDFLIVRVGAGGFARQLVRRLVSLVAAVGRDERDPGAVDRVLAPEPLPGPAGVSPAPAEPLVLAAVSYPDLDFERDPDAAASARAVFRERRVRHATRERVAVDLAAGVEGAPDDA from the coding sequence ATGCGCGCCTACCGGATCGCCTACGACGGGCGGCCGTTCCACGGCTTCCAGCGCCAGCCCGACGTGGCGACCGTCGAGGACATTATTCTGTCTGCGCTCCGGGACCTCGACGTGCTGGGAACCGACGCCGACACGCCGCCGGGGTACGCGGCCGCCGGGCGGACCGACGCCGGCGTCTCCGCGGTCGCCCAGACCGTCGCCTTCGACGCGCCCGACTGGCTCTCCCCGGCGGCGTTCAACGGCGAACTCCCGGCCGGGGTGCGAGCCTGGGCGGTCGCCGACGCGCCCGCCGACTTTCACGCGACCCACGACGCCACCCGTCGCGAGTACGTCTACCACCTCCACGCGCCGCCGGCGACCGTCGACGACGACCGCGCGAGGGACGCCCTCGACGCGCTCTCCGGCGAGCACGACTTCCACAACCTGACGCCCGACGAGACCGGGACGGTGCGGGACCTCGACGGCTCGATACGACGTGACGGCGACTTCCTGATCGTCCGGGTCGGCGCCGGGGGGTTCGCCCGTCAGCTGGTGCGCCGGCTCGTCTCGCTCGTCGCGGCCGTCGGTCGGGACGAACGCGATCCGGGCGCCGTCGATCGGGTCCTGGCACCAGAGCCGTTGCCGGGTCCCGCCGGCGTGTCGCCCGCGCCGGCCGAACCGCTGGTGCTCGCGGCCGTGTCCTACCCGGACCTGGATTTCGAGCGCGATCCCGACGCGGCGGCGAGCGCGCGGGCGGTGTTCCGCGAGCGCCGGGTCAGGCACGCGACGCGGGAGCGGGTGGCCGTCGATCTCGCGGCAGGGGTCGAGGGGGCCCCGGACGACGCGTAA
- a CDS encoding 2Fe-2S iron-sulfur cluster-binding protein, with the protein MVSTVGIALGAVLTLVAVALHYSKGTGWETNDDISQEVLEKRAATVPETEFPEPMNRSIGGGGVAAGAVAGGSEGELAEGEEAEDDGFDPDAIPDDEIETYEIEFAKEGETIEIANNENILDIGEDQGWDLPYACREGSCLSCAGHIEEGPAEEYIRHSNNDTLNEEEMENGYCLTCTAYPTADFTLETGEQP; encoded by the coding sequence ATGGTTAGCACTGTGGGAATCGCGCTCGGTGCGGTTCTGACGCTCGTGGCCGTCGCTCTCCACTACTCGAAGGGGACCGGCTGGGAGACCAACGACGACATCTCCCAGGAGGTCCTCGAGAAGCGGGCGGCGACGGTCCCGGAGACGGAGTTCCCGGAGCCGATGAACCGCTCGATCGGCGGTGGCGGCGTCGCCGCGGGCGCGGTCGCCGGCGGTTCGGAGGGCGAACTCGCCGAGGGCGAAGAAGCGGAAGACGACGGCTTCGACCCCGACGCGATCCCGGACGACGAGATCGAGACGTACGAGATCGAGTTCGCCAAGGAAGGCGAGACCATCGAGATCGCGAACAACGAGAACATCCTCGATATTGGCGAGGACCAGGGCTGGGACCTGCCCTACGCCTGTCGCGAGGGCTCGTGTCTCTCCTGTGCCGGCCACATAGAGGAGGGCCCGGCCGAGGAGTACATCCGGCACAGCAACAACGACACGCTCAACGAGGAGGAGATGGAGAACGGCTACTGTCTGACCTGTACGGCGTACCCGACTGCGGACTTCACGCTGGAGACCGGCGAGCAGCCCTGA
- a CDS encoding MBL fold metallo-hydrolase, giving the protein MDVYNVTEGAETFTCNAYLATGERPVLVDAGAMDGVVDRIRDHTRDLAAVVLTHQHGDHVAQLDAVLDEFDAECYAYADHDRRSVELEDGDQVLIGDEAFDVVYTPGHADDHVSLVSESSLFSGDVVVHDDGAFDYGSFGRTDMAGQSRERLIESIEDLLDRLPEGVEHMYAGHGGTFHGDVRDVVETALERAEKREPKYPNE; this is encoded by the coding sequence ATGGACGTGTACAACGTCACGGAGGGTGCTGAGACCTTCACCTGTAACGCCTACCTGGCGACGGGCGAGCGGCCGGTCCTCGTCGACGCCGGCGCGATGGACGGCGTCGTCGACCGGATCCGTGACCACACTCGCGACCTGGCCGCCGTCGTGCTCACACACCAGCACGGCGACCACGTGGCACAACTCGACGCCGTCCTCGACGAGTTCGACGCCGAGTGCTACGCCTACGCCGACCACGACCGGCGCAGCGTCGAACTCGAGGACGGCGATCAGGTGCTGATCGGCGACGAGGCCTTCGACGTGGTCTACACGCCCGGCCACGCAGACGACCACGTCTCTCTGGTGAGCGAGTCGAGCCTGTTCAGCGGCGACGTCGTCGTCCACGACGACGGCGCGTTCGACTACGGCTCCTTCGGCCGGACCGACATGGCCGGCCAGTCGCGTGAGCGCCTGATCGAGAGCATCGAGGACCTGCTCGACCGGCTCCCGGAGGGGGTCGAACACATGTACGCCGGCCACGGCGGGACCTTCCACGGTGACGTGCGCGACGTCGTCGAAACAGCACTCGAGCGCGCGGAGAAGCGCGAGCCGAAGTACCCCAACGAGTAG
- a CDS encoding helix-turn-helix transcriptional regulator gives MRRVSRWLLASAILVAACLLGVGSATATKAQTAGTDNESLSADSTLIRVDTAADGDATWEIQYQYYLTEAGEEEAFASYRQDVEENRSTYTDDFGADLRPTVRAAENETGREMALSNVTVTVRRQRLAQPTGIVTYSFGWSAFAGTDGSTLRIGDAIGGFYLGPDTRLTVTWPDGYEATSVTPEPDDRRSDRVAWDGELGFAATEPRVVAEESTDPDPDPAGAGGSPWLAVGLVGLLLAGLGASGVLYVRRRSTDDGAPPAVGPAAAETAAGDDDRPPAELLSDGERALAALDDSGGRMKQQELADACDWGDSKTSRVVSRLRDDGEIEVFRLGRENVIARPEETDD, from the coding sequence ATGAGACGAGTTTCCCGGTGGCTGCTTGCGAGCGCGATCCTCGTCGCCGCCTGCCTGCTCGGCGTCGGTTCGGCGACGGCGACCAAGGCCCAGACCGCGGGCACGGACAACGAGTCGCTGTCGGCCGACAGCACGCTCATCCGGGTCGATACCGCCGCCGACGGTGACGCCACGTGGGAGATCCAGTACCAGTACTACCTGACCGAGGCGGGCGAGGAGGAGGCCTTCGCCTCCTACCGACAGGACGTCGAGGAGAACCGCTCGACCTACACCGACGACTTCGGCGCGGACCTCCGACCGACAGTCCGGGCCGCCGAGAACGAGACCGGCCGCGAGATGGCGCTCTCGAACGTCACCGTGACGGTCCGGCGACAGCGACTGGCCCAGCCGACCGGCATCGTTACCTACAGCTTCGGCTGGTCGGCCTTCGCCGGCACGGACGGTTCGACGCTCCGGATCGGCGACGCCATCGGCGGGTTCTACCTCGGCCCCGACACGCGGCTCACCGTTACCTGGCCCGACGGCTACGAGGCGACGAGCGTCACCCCGGAACCGGACGACCGGCGCAGCGATCGGGTCGCTTGGGACGGGGAGCTGGGATTCGCCGCGACGGAACCACGCGTCGTGGCCGAGGAGAGCACCGATCCCGATCCCGATCCCGCCGGCGCGGGCGGGTCCCCGTGGCTCGCGGTCGGACTCGTCGGTCTGCTGCTGGCCGGCCTCGGCGCCAGCGGCGTGCTGTACGTCCGTCGCCGCTCGACGGACGACGGCGCACCACCCGCCGTGGGTCCGGCGGCCGCGGAGACTGCGGCGGGAGACGACGATCGACCCCCGGCCGAACTCCTCAGCGACGGGGAACGCGCGCTGGCCGCGCTGGACGACAGCGGCGGGCGGATGAAACAGCAGGAACTGGCCGACGCCTGCGACTGGGGCGACTCGAAGACCAGCAGAGTCGTGAGCCGACTCCGGGACGACGGCGAGATCGAGGTGTTCCGGCTCGGCCGCGAGAACGTCATTGCAAGACCGGAGGAGACCGATGACTGA
- a CDS encoding DUF99 family protein, with the protein MKPGVRALGIAESFRADRSTLAAAVVRASRVVDGFAFETCTVGGTDATDAVCALFDDLGREDLRYVLLSGIAPAWFNLLDLHRLADHVDPPVLSVTYEESDGLEPALREQFEGDALERRLETYRAQPARERVTLGGDSDGDDETVFVRSVGLDGDEDAAAIVRAFTPEGGRPEPLRVARLAARGADDFRHRC; encoded by the coding sequence GTGAAACCCGGGGTCCGCGCGCTCGGGATCGCCGAGTCCTTCCGCGCGGACCGGAGCACGCTCGCTGCCGCCGTCGTCCGCGCCAGCCGCGTCGTCGACGGGTTCGCGTTCGAGACCTGCACCGTCGGCGGGACCGACGCCACAGACGCCGTCTGTGCCCTGTTCGACGACCTGGGCCGCGAGGATCTCCGATACGTTCTCCTCTCCGGGATCGCGCCTGCCTGGTTCAACCTCCTCGACCTGCACCGCCTCGCCGACCACGTCGACCCGCCGGTTCTCTCCGTGACGTACGAGGAGAGCGACGGCCTCGAACCCGCCCTGCGCGAGCAGTTCGAGGGCGACGCCCTGGAGCGCCGGCTGGAGACCTACCGCGCCCAGCCCGCCCGTGAACGCGTCACCCTCGGCGGAGACAGTGACGGCGACGACGAGACCGTCTTCGTCCGGAGCGTCGGGCTGGACGGCGACGAGGACGCGGCAGCCATAGTCCGCGCGTTCACGCCCGAGGGCGGCCGCCCGGAACCGCTCCGGGTCGCGCGCCTGGCCGCCCGCGGGGCCGACGACTTCCGCCATCGGTGCTGA
- the pepF gene encoding oligoendopeptidase F, producing the protein MSSVPERSDIDEQYKWDLEALYADDEAWEDAFESVQERLSDLEAYEGRVTEDAGTLLDVLELREEIMRSVSNVTSYARMRRDEDTTDSHYQALLARSQSLSSEAQSAASFIEPELQALDRDDVDEMVDAEPDLETYEHYFDDVLRMKDHTRSAEIENLLAELGEVTGAAGEVYNTLANADMEFPAVEDPEGETRRITLNNFTTLQKNPDRAFRREVYEQFYDEWATVRNAVGAAYKNSVKTDGKLARARNYDTAREAALDGPNVPVEVYDNLVDTVRSNLDQLHRHADLKRESIGADELRMWDLYVPMVEGESPEVTYEEAREYVTEAVAPLGEEYQSRLAEGLESRWVDVYETDGKQSGAYSGGTYDSQPYILMNYQDDVSSMYTLAHELGHSLHSQLTSEEQPYVYSGYEIFVAEVASTVNETLLTHHLLDTVDDERLRRHVLNEYLERFRSTLYRQTMFAEFEHRAHELSEAGEALTPDRLDELYRDLKGDYYAPAELDDRIEREWMRIPHFYRAFYVYQYATGISAAVALVDEILENGDTAAEQYVDFLRRGSREYPLELLRGAGVDMASPEPVESALSVYGDYLDEFAELS; encoded by the coding sequence ATGAGTTCGGTTCCCGAGCGCAGCGACATCGACGAGCAGTACAAGTGGGACCTCGAAGCCCTCTACGCCGACGACGAGGCGTGGGAGGACGCCTTCGAGTCCGTCCAGGAACGGCTGTCCGACCTGGAGGCCTACGAGGGCCGGGTGACCGAGGACGCCGGGACGCTGCTCGACGTGCTGGAACTGCGCGAGGAGATCATGCGGAGCGTGTCGAACGTGACCTCCTACGCGCGGATGCGCCGCGACGAGGACACGACGGATAGCCACTACCAGGCGCTGCTCGCGCGGTCGCAGTCGCTGTCCTCGGAGGCCCAGAGCGCCGCCTCCTTTATCGAGCCCGAACTGCAGGCACTGGACCGCGACGACGTCGACGAGATGGTCGACGCCGAACCGGACCTCGAGACCTACGAGCACTACTTCGACGACGTCCTGCGGATGAAAGACCACACCCGCTCGGCCGAGATCGAGAACCTGCTGGCCGAACTGGGCGAGGTCACCGGCGCGGCCGGCGAGGTGTACAACACGCTCGCCAACGCCGACATGGAGTTCCCGGCCGTCGAAGATCCGGAGGGCGAGACCCGGCGGATCACGCTCAACAACTTCACCACCCTCCAGAAGAATCCGGACCGGGCGTTCCGCCGGGAGGTCTACGAGCAGTTCTACGACGAGTGGGCGACGGTCCGCAACGCGGTCGGAGCGGCCTACAAGAACAGCGTCAAGACGGACGGGAAACTGGCCCGGGCGCGCAATTACGACACCGCACGCGAGGCCGCGCTGGACGGTCCGAACGTCCCCGTCGAGGTGTACGACAACCTGGTCGACACCGTTCGATCGAACCTCGACCAGCTCCATCGCCACGCCGACCTCAAGCGCGAGTCGATCGGGGCGGACGAGTTGCGGATGTGGGACCTCTACGTCCCGATGGTCGAGGGCGAGAGCCCCGAGGTCACCTATGAGGAGGCCCGCGAGTACGTCACCGAGGCCGTCGCGCCGCTGGGCGAAGAGTACCAGTCGCGGCTCGCGGAGGGTCTGGAGTCGCGCTGGGTGGACGTCTACGAGACCGACGGGAAGCAGTCGGGCGCCTACAGCGGCGGGACCTACGACTCCCAGCCGTACATCCTCATGAACTACCAGGACGACGTCTCCTCGATGTACACGCTGGCCCACGAACTCGGCCACTCGCTGCACTCACAGCTGACGAGCGAGGAACAGCCCTACGTCTACTCGGGCTACGAGATCTTCGTCGCCGAGGTGGCCTCGACGGTCAACGAGACGCTGCTCACCCACCACCTGCTCGACACCGTCGACGACGAACGGCTGCGCCGGCACGTCCTCAACGAGTACCTCGAGCGGTTCCGGTCGACGCTCTACCGCCAGACCATGTTCGCCGAGTTCGAACACCGCGCGCACGAGCTCTCGGAGGCCGGCGAGGCGCTCACGCCGGACCGCCTGGACGAACTCTATCGCGACCTGAAGGGCGACTACTACGCACCCGCCGAACTCGACGACCGGATCGAACGCGAGTGGATGCGCATCCCGCACTTCTACCGGGCCTTCTACGTCTACCAGTACGCGACGGGCATCAGTGCGGCCGTGGCGCTGGTCGATGAGATCCTCGAAAACGGCGATACGGCCGCCGAGCAGTACGTCGACTTCCTGCGCCGGGGCTCCCGTGAATATCCCCTCGAACTGCTCCGGGGGGCCGGCGTCGACATGGCCTCGCCGGAGCCGGTGGAGTCCGCACTCTCCGTCTACGGCGACTACCTCGACGAGTTCGCCGAGCTGTCCTGA
- a CDS encoding universal stress protein, producing the protein MYHVLLATEDHPSALVETITDLPSGAEDVEVTVLNVFEEFEVHDEGQSVSSEDLYEEERVPDGVTEAVDALEAAGITARIRHEHGDPATVILETARDLDVDAIAVHGRKRSPVGKALFGSVTQAVLLDADRPVFVATGDD; encoded by the coding sequence ATGTATCACGTGTTACTCGCGACCGAGGACCATCCGTCGGCGCTCGTCGAGACGATCACCGATCTCCCGTCGGGCGCCGAAGACGTCGAAGTCACCGTCCTGAACGTCTTCGAGGAGTTCGAGGTCCACGACGAGGGGCAGTCGGTCTCCTCCGAGGACCTCTACGAAGAAGAACGCGTGCCCGACGGCGTCACCGAGGCCGTCGACGCCCTGGAGGCTGCCGGCATCACCGCGCGGATCCGCCACGAACACGGCGACCCGGCGACCGTCATCCTGGAGACGGCAAGGGACCTCGACGTCGACGCCATCGCGGTCCACGGCCGAAAACGCTCGCCCGTCGGGAAGGCCCTCTTCGGGAGCGTCACGCAGGCCGTCCTGCTCGACGCCGACCGACCGGTCTTCGTCGCGACCGGCGACGACTGA
- the pan2 gene encoding proteasome-activating nucleotidase Pan2 gives MSRSPSLPDRPRLDLDPEMSPDERLDALREHFIKLEQVNEELTSQLDAAQERREDLSGEVDRLERENETLKTSSLYIATAEEVTDEGVVVKQHGNNQEVLTEVSPNLREELEAGDRVAINDSFAVQTLLDAETDARAQAMQVDHSPDVTYADIGGLEEQIREVREAVEEPLINAEQFREVGIDPPSGVLLHGPPGTGKTMLAKAVANETDATFIKMAGSELVRKFIGEGARLVRDLFELASEREPAIIFIDEIDAIAAKRTESKTSGDAEVQRTMMQLLSEMDGFEDRGEIRIIAATNRFDMLDRAILRPGRFDRLIEVPEPDAEGRERILEIHTKDLNLAADLDLAAIAAETDGFSGAELASLTTEAGMFAIRDGRTEVRMADFEEAREKVTDADGSETGPIAFY, from the coding sequence ATGTCCCGGAGTCCGTCGCTTCCGGACCGGCCGCGACTCGATCTCGATCCGGAGATGTCTCCGGACGAGCGGCTGGATGCGTTACGGGAGCACTTTATCAAGCTGGAACAGGTCAACGAGGAGCTGACGAGTCAACTCGACGCGGCCCAGGAGCGCCGGGAGGACCTCAGCGGCGAGGTCGACCGCCTCGAACGGGAAAACGAGACGCTCAAGACCTCCTCGCTGTACATCGCCACCGCCGAAGAAGTCACCGACGAGGGCGTCGTCGTCAAACAGCACGGCAACAACCAGGAGGTCCTCACCGAGGTGTCGCCCAACCTCCGCGAGGAACTGGAGGCCGGCGACCGGGTCGCCATCAACGACTCCTTCGCCGTCCAGACGCTGCTCGACGCCGAGACCGACGCCCGGGCGCAGGCGATGCAGGTCGACCACAGCCCCGACGTCACCTACGCCGACATCGGCGGGCTCGAAGAGCAGATCCGCGAGGTCCGCGAGGCCGTCGAGGAACCGCTGATCAACGCCGAACAGTTCCGCGAGGTCGGCATCGATCCGCCCAGCGGCGTGCTCCTGCACGGCCCGCCCGGCACGGGGAAGACGATGCTCGCCAAAGCGGTCGCCAACGAGACCGACGCCACCTTCATCAAGATGGCCGGCTCCGAACTCGTCCGGAAGTTCATCGGCGAGGGCGCACGGCTGGTCCGGGACCTGTTCGAACTCGCCTCCGAGCGCGAACCGGCCATCATCTTCATCGACGAGATCGACGCCATCGCTGCCAAGCGGACCGAATCGAAGACCTCCGGCGACGCCGAGGTCCAGCGGACGATGATGCAGTTGCTCTCGGAGATGGACGGCTTCGAGGACCGCGGCGAGATCCGCATCATCGCCGCGACGAACCGCTTCGACATGCTCGACCGCGCCATCCTCCGCCCAGGCCGGTTCGACCGCCTCATCGAGGTGCCCGAACCGGACGCCGAGGGTCGCGAGCGCATCCTCGAGATTCACACGAAGGACCTCAACCTCGCGGCGGACCTGGACCTGGCCGCCATCGCCGCCGAGACCGACGGGTTCAGCGGCGCCGAACTGGCCAGCCTCACGACCGAGGCCGGGATGTTCGCCATCCGCGACGGCCGCACCGAGGTCCGGATGGCCGACTTCGAGGAGGCCCGCGAGAAGGTCACCGACGCGGACGGATCCGAGACGGGCCCCATCGCCTTCTACTGA
- a CDS encoding cupin domain-containing protein: protein MRRTLLKAGTVGAGLLALGGSASASSGQEDENGGTPEGDSAVDQPDGFEIEVLQGHTPFPDELAATFSLSFTGTGGEDEGPPIGAHAHLDDDSTMIVAEVTWEPGGTSGWHRHPGVVFVSVLEGDVEVTWERDCVPRTYAEGEGFFDPGVIHNADNLSEDEGARAYAVFLGIPDGEPATIWVEPVDC, encoded by the coding sequence ATGCGTCGAACGCTCCTGAAAGCAGGCACGGTGGGGGCAGGGCTGCTCGCGCTGGGTGGATCCGCGTCCGCGAGCAGTGGCCAGGAGGACGAGAACGGGGGCACACCCGAGGGGGATTCCGCCGTCGACCAACCCGATGGCTTCGAGATCGAGGTCCTCCAGGGGCACACGCCGTTCCCGGACGAACTGGCGGCGACGTTCTCGCTCTCCTTTACCGGCACTGGGGGCGAGGACGAGGGCCCACCGATCGGCGCGCACGCGCACCTCGACGACGATTCGACGATGATCGTCGCCGAGGTGACGTGGGAGCCGGGTGGCACGTCCGGCTGGCACCGCCACCCCGGGGTGGTTTTCGTCAGCGTGCTCGAAGGCGACGTCGAAGTCACCTGGGAGCGAGACTGCGTCCCCCGGACCTACGCGGAAGGCGAGGGGTTCTTCGATCCCGGCGTGATCCACAACGCCGACAATCTGAGCGAGGACGAAGGGGCGCGTGCGTACGCGGTCTTCCTCGGCATCCCCGACGGAGAACCGGCGACGATCTGGGTCGAACCGGTGGACTGCTGA
- a CDS encoding uracil-DNA glycosylase, translating into MGEMEDLDVIECTRCPDLAACRSRIVNGVGPADADLLFVGEGPGANEDEQGEPFVGRSGTVLDDALRDAGLARSDVRITNCVRCRPPENRDPSKEELENCREYLEREIDLIDPTAIVTLGKVPSEHLLERDVAVTGEAGNTVDCELGGQTRTVLLSVHPAATLYDRSQEEAFEATIQRAADLAGSGGQSTLGSF; encoded by the coding sequence ATGGGCGAGATGGAGGACCTCGACGTGATCGAGTGCACGCGCTGTCCCGACCTGGCCGCGTGTCGCAGTCGGATCGTCAACGGCGTCGGCCCGGCGGACGCCGACCTGCTGTTCGTCGGCGAGGGACCCGGCGCGAACGAGGACGAACAGGGCGAACCGTTCGTCGGCCGGAGCGGCACGGTGCTGGACGACGCGCTCCGCGACGCCGGGCTGGCACGGAGCGACGTGCGGATCACCAACTGCGTGCGCTGTCGACCGCCGGAGAACCGCGACCCCAGCAAGGAGGAACTCGAGAACTGCCGGGAGTACCTGGAGCGGGAGATCGACCTGATCGATCCGACGGCGATCGTCACCCTCGGCAAAGTCCCCAGCGAGCACCTGCTGGAGCGCGACGTCGCGGTGACGGGGGAGGCCGGCAACACCGTCGACTGCGAACTGGGCGGCCAGACCCGGACCGTGTTGCTCTCGGTCCACCCGGCCGCGACGCTGTACGACCGGAGTCAGGAGGAAGCCTTCGAGGCGACGATCCAGCGGGCCGCCGACCTCGCCGGATCGGGCGGGCAGTCGACGCTGGGCTCGTTTTGA
- the hisH gene encoding imidazole glycerol phosphate synthase subunit HisH, with translation MNATQTAAEVVVVDYGLGNLRSVTRGLERAGASVDIVEDPGAFSRADGIVLPGVGAFSEGMENAGPFRDALADAAADGTPLFGICLGMQMLLTTSEEAEHAGQGGAEGLDLIPGTNRRFTGDLKVPHMGWNELEVQRDHPLVEGVDGEYAYFVHSYYAEPEADHAVVATTDYDRDFPSIIADEAGNVFGTQFHPEKSGETGLRILQNFVEICAEA, from the coding sequence ATGAACGCGACGCAGACGGCCGCAGAGGTGGTCGTCGTCGACTACGGCCTGGGGAACCTCCGGAGCGTCACCCGCGGACTCGAACGCGCGGGCGCGAGCGTCGATATCGTGGAGGATCCGGGCGCCTTCTCCCGCGCCGACGGGATCGTCCTCCCCGGCGTCGGCGCGTTCAGCGAGGGCATGGAGAACGCCGGCCCGTTCCGGGATGCGCTCGCCGACGCCGCCGCCGACGGGACACCGCTGTTCGGCATCTGTCTCGGGATGCAGATGCTGCTCACCACGAGCGAGGAGGCCGAGCACGCGGGCCAGGGTGGCGCAGAGGGGCTGGACCTGATCCCCGGCACCAACCGCCGGTTCACCGGCGACCTGAAGGTCCCACACATGGGCTGGAACGAACTCGAAGTCCAGCGTGACCACCCGCTGGTCGAAGGAGTCGACGGGGAGTACGCCTACTTCGTCCACTCCTACTACGCCGAACCCGAGGCCGATCACGCGGTGGTCGCGACGACCGATTACGACCGCGACTTCCCCAGCATCATCGCCGACGAGGCCGGGAACGTCTTCGGGACGCAGTTCCACCCGGAGAAGTCCGGGGAGACGGGGCTGCGGATCCTGCAGAACTTCGTCGAGATCTGCGCCGAGGCGTGA
- a CDS encoding PAS domain-containing sensor histidine kinase, producing MEWSGPATALLDHAQDKIVVLDEQGVFRYLNRATEDILGFDPEQLRGEEAFDYIHPDDRDRVTARFAAVVDGPEGGGGTIEYRHRTSDGEYVWLESRFAALADPSTDGERYVVSSRDITERVAAQRQRDETTVRLEELAAKSTDVLWMFSADWEEVLFLNEAYEPIYGQPASVIEDDPSRLIDVIHPEDRATVRDAMDRLSAGESVDFEFRVNPNQDYNRWAWVQAEPIFDDDGDVVRIVGFTRDVTDRRRREQQLRVIDTILRHNLRNDLNTVLGHAEYMGEHPDDEPERHADAIERSTTELLHKAEKQRRTIELLTGPVAPCRVDLVPAIESAVAALTDRYPDATVETVLPSALAAHALEDIGRAIRELLDNAARHAEGSAPWIRITADRTADRAVVEIQDACPPIPEYEYRILTGEQEMNGVTHTSGLGLWLVYWMVDLSDGHIAFETSPEGGNTVTVSLPLAAEAVDQLD from the coding sequence ATGGAGTGGTCAGGCCCTGCCACGGCGTTGCTCGACCACGCCCAGGACAAGATCGTCGTGCTGGACGAGCAGGGGGTGTTCCGCTACCTCAACCGGGCGACCGAGGACATTCTCGGCTTCGACCCGGAGCAACTCCGTGGCGAAGAGGCCTTCGACTATATTCACCCGGACGACCGCGACCGGGTCACGGCCAGGTTTGCGGCGGTGGTCGACGGGCCCGAGGGCGGGGGCGGGACGATCGAGTACCGCCACCGGACCAGCGACGGGGAGTACGTCTGGCTGGAGAGCCGGTTCGCGGCACTCGCCGATCCGTCGACCGACGGCGAGCGCTACGTCGTCAGTTCGCGCGACATCACCGAACGCGTCGCGGCCCAGCGCCAGCGCGACGAGACCACTGTCCGACTCGAGGAACTGGCTGCCAAGTCGACCGACGTGCTGTGGATGTTCTCGGCGGACTGGGAGGAGGTGCTCTTCCTGAACGAGGCCTACGAACCGATCTACGGCCAGCCCGCATCGGTGATCGAGGACGACCCGAGCCGGCTGATAGACGTGATCCACCCGGAAGACAGGGCGACGGTCAGAGACGCGATGGACCGCCTCTCCGCTGGCGAGTCGGTCGACTTCGAGTTTCGCGTCAACCCGAACCAGGACTACAACCGCTGGGCCTGGGTCCAGGCCGAGCCAATCTTCGACGACGACGGCGACGTGGTCCGGATCGTCGGCTTCACGCGGGACGTCACCGACCGGCGACGGCGGGAACAGCAGCTACGCGTGATCGACACGATCCTCCGGCACAACCTCCGCAACGACCTCAACACGGTCCTCGGCCACGCGGAGTACATGGGGGAACATCCCGACGACGAACCGGAGAGACACGCCGACGCCATCGAGCGGTCGACGACGGAGTTGCTCCACAAGGCCGAGAAACAGCGCCGAACCATCGAGTTGCTCACCGGGCCGGTCGCGCCCTGTCGGGTCGACCTCGTGCCCGCGATCGAGAGCGCCGTGGCGGCGCTGACCGACCGGTACCCCGACGCGACGGTCGAGACGGTCCTGCCGAGTGCCCTCGCCGCCCACGCGCTCGAGGATATCGGGCGGGCGATCCGGGAACTGCTGGACAACGCCGCCAGGCACGCCGAGGGATCGGCCCCGTGGATCCGGATCACGGCCGACCGGACGGCCGACCGCGCCGTCGTCGAGATCCAGGACGCCTGCCCGCCGATCCCGGAGTACGAGTACCGCATCCTGACCGGCGAACAGGAGATGAACGGCGTCACCCACACCAGCGGCCTCGGCCTCTGGCTGGTCTACTGGATGGTCGACCTCTCGGACGGCCACATCGCCTTCGAGACCAGCCCCGAGGGCGGGAACACGGTCACCGTGTCGCTGCCGCTCGCAGCCGAGGCCGTCGATCAACTCGATTGA